The proteins below come from a single Periophthalmus magnuspinnatus isolate fPerMag1 chromosome 7, fPerMag1.2.pri, whole genome shotgun sequence genomic window:
- the LOC129456404 gene encoding WAP four-disulfide core domain protein 2-like: MVRSVLCLLTVALAFVPLISAVEVVSEKPGVCPKPRTDIAVEVGCLDQCSTDSQCEGNLKCCFDGCGRVCEKPRGEPKRKDKRGLCPSPSGFGLCAEMCTFDEDCKEDDKCCSNGCGHTCQRPVIKSKPGSCPDTSPFFTTCKKECTDDSQCPENLKCCFSSCGLQCIPPEHGNSPQ; this comes from the exons ATGGTgcgctctgtcctctgcctcctgaCTGTGGCCCTGGCCTTTGTGCCTCTGATCTCTGCTGTGGAAG TGGTTTCAGAGAAACCTGGAGTCTGTCCCAAGCCCAGGACAGACATTGCCGTAGAGGTCGGTTGTCTGGATCAGTGCTCCACAGACAGTCAATGTGAGGGAAACCTGAAGTGCTGCTTCGACGGCTGTGGACGTGTTTGTGAAAAGCCAAGAG GTGAGCCTAAGCGCAAGGACAAACGAGGATTGTGCCCTAGTCCAAGTGGTTTTGGACTGTGTGCCGAAATGTGCACTTTTGATGAAGACTGTAAGGAGGATGATAAATGCTGCTCCAATGGCTGTGGACATACCTGTCAGCGACCAGTCATAA AATCCAAACCAGGATCCTGCCCTGACACGAGCCCTTTTTTCACCACATGTAAAAAGGAATGCACTGATGACAGTCAGTGTCCCGAGAACCTCAAATGCTGCTTCAGCAGCTGTGGACTCCAGTGTATCCCCCCTGAACATGGCAACAGTCCACAATGA
- the LOC129456405 gene encoding WAP four-disulfide core domain protein 3-like codes for MVRSVLCLLTVALAFVPLLSAVEVDSEKPGVCPKPRTDIHVEVGCLDQCSTDSECEGNLKCCFDGCGRVCEKPRGEPKRKDKRLCPSPSGSGECVELCTFDEDCKEDDKCCSNGCGHTCQRPVIKTKPGSCPDPIPFFTTCKKECTDDSQCPKNLKCCYSGCGLQCVPPQHGNRPK; via the exons ATGGTgcgctctgtcctctgcctcctgaCTGTGGCCCTGGCCTTTGTgcctctgctctctgctgtgGAAG TGGATTCAGAGAAACCTGGAGTCTGTCCCAAGCCCAGGACAGACATTCACGTAGAGGTCGGTTGTCTGGATCAGTGCTCCACAGACAGTGAATGTGAGGGAAACCTGAAGTGCTGCTTCGACGGCTGTGGACGTGTTTGTGAAAAGCCAAGAG GTGAGCCCAAGCGTAAGGACAAACGATTGTGCCCTAGTCCAAGTGGTTCTGGAGAATGTGTCGAACTGTGCACTTTTGATGAAGACTGTAAGGAGGATGATAAATGCTGCTCCAATGGCTGTGGGCATACCTGTCAGCGACCAGTCATAA aaaccaaaccaggatcctGCCCTGACCCAATCCCTTTTTTCACCACATGTAAAAAGGAATGCACTGATGACAGTCAGTGTCCCAAGAACCTCAAATGCTGCTACAGTGGCTGTGGACTCCAGTGTGTGCCCCCTCAACATGGCAACCGTCCAAAGTGA